The following are encoded in a window of Chlorocebus sabaeus isolate Y175 chromosome 10, mChlSab1.0.hap1, whole genome shotgun sequence genomic DNA:
- the KCNE4 gene encoding LOW QUALITY PROTEIN: potassium voltage-gated channel subfamily E member 4 (The sequence of the model RefSeq protein was modified relative to this genomic sequence to represent the inferred CDS: substituted 1 base at 1 genomic stop codon), translated as MHFLTIYPNCSGXVVRAQSRTEQKNPLGLDDLGIQNLGQTVSLAPAVQAASMLKMEPLNSTHPGTAASSSPLESRAPGGGNGNGNEYFYILVVMSFYGIFLIGIMLGYMKSKRREKKSSLLLLYKDEERLWGEAMKPLPVVSGLRSVQVPLMLNMLQESVAPALSCTLCSMEGDSVSSESSSPDVHLTIQEEGADDELEETSETPLNESSEGSSENIHQNS; from the exons ATGCACTTCTTGACTATATATCCCAACTGCAGCGGCTGAGTTGTCAGAGCTCAGAGCCGGACAGAGCAGAAGAACCCTCTTGGACTGGACGATCTGGGAATTCAAAACTTGGGACAAACTGTCAGCCTTG CCCCTGCTGTGCAGGCAGCCTCAATGCTGAAGATGGAACCTCTGAACAGCACGCACCCCGGCACCGCAGCCTCCAGCAGCCCCCTGGAGTCCCGTGCGCCCGGCGGCGGCAATGGCAACGGCAACGAGTACTTCTACATTCTGGTTGTCATGTCCTTCTATGGCATTTTCTTGATCGGAATCATGCTGGGCTACATGAAATCCAAGAGGCGAGAGAAGAAGTCCAGCCTCCTGCTGCTGTACAAAGACGAGGAGCGGCTCTGGGGGGAGGCCATGAAGCCACTGCCCGTGGTGTCAGGCCTGAGGTCGGTGCAGGTGCCCCTGATGCTGAACATGCTGCAGGAGAGCGTGGCGCCCGCGCTGTCCTGCACCCTCTGCTCCATGGAAGGGGACAGTGTGAGCTCCGAGTCCTCCTCCCCGGACGTGCACCTCACCATTCAGGAGGAGGGGGCAGACGATGAGCTGGAGGAGACCTCGGAGACGCCCCTCAACGAAAGCAGCGAAGGGTCCTCGGAGAACATCCATCAGAATTCCTAG